A single window of Syntrophotalea acetylenica DNA harbors:
- a CDS encoding N-acetylmuramoyl-L-alanine amidase has translation MKSFFHIAGFLLLLVFLLPLPAMADAGDQAFENAKNAYQQLQSSTRDKLYRENWVRVVEGFEGLARSYPSHSRADDALYLGAKASEGLYAISRRAEDARQAVALYDRLAAGYPQSNLADDACYLAGLVLEKHLSNRPEAYMRYKRAADNHPRGDMTSLCRDAEKRLRRYMPAEAAGVSVAVPAVSTPSSGAVKVSQVRHWSSPDYTRVVIETTGPAGYAANLLQGNKKAGQPPRLYVDVKGGTLGTGVPATQKVGDGLLREIRVGRPARDQVRVVLDLETYGDYKVFTLENPQRIVIDVSGKRTATLEAAIPELHAPVAGTGDAIGKVLAKTPKEKKPEVAVPAASVNGRLRRIVVDAGHGGKDPGAIGPSGVMEKDVTLAMARRLAERLEKELGCQVVLTRDKDIYLPLEERTAIANRVGADLFISIHANASTNRNATGVETYYLNFSKNDKAAAVAARENGTSLKQVSDLELILFDLMANAKINESSRLAAEIQKAMVDHLGRHYPDVKNHGVRQGPFYVLLGANMPSVLVETAFISNKMEESRLNSDKYQDHAATAIVRAVRSYAHDSRTVATK, from the coding sequence ATGAAATCTTTTTTTCATATTGCGGGTTTTTTGCTGCTGCTTGTGTTTCTGTTGCCGTTGCCGGCCATGGCCGACGCCGGAGATCAAGCCTTCGAAAATGCCAAAAACGCCTATCAACAGCTGCAGAGCAGCACCCGGGACAAGCTCTATCGCGAAAACTGGGTGCGGGTTGTCGAAGGATTCGAGGGGCTGGCCCGCTCCTACCCGTCCCACTCCAGAGCCGACGATGCCCTTTATCTCGGGGCAAAGGCCAGCGAGGGACTCTATGCGATTTCCCGGCGCGCGGAGGATGCCCGGCAGGCCGTCGCGCTTTATGACCGCCTCGCCGCCGGCTACCCGCAGAGCAACCTGGCCGACGATGCCTGTTACCTGGCGGGTTTGGTGCTGGAAAAACACCTGTCCAATCGTCCCGAAGCCTACATGCGGTATAAGCGGGCGGCAGACAATCATCCCCGGGGAGATATGACATCCCTGTGTCGTGATGCCGAGAAGCGGTTGCGGCGCTACATGCCGGCAGAGGCTGCCGGGGTTTCCGTCGCTGTCCCGGCTGTCTCGACGCCATCTTCCGGCGCCGTGAAAGTCAGTCAGGTGCGCCACTGGTCGAGTCCTGATTATACCCGGGTGGTTATCGAAACCACGGGGCCGGCCGGCTACGCCGCGAATCTTCTGCAGGGGAATAAAAAAGCCGGACAACCGCCCCGCCTGTATGTCGACGTCAAGGGCGGCACCCTCGGTACGGGTGTACCTGCCACCCAGAAGGTTGGCGATGGACTGTTGCGCGAGATTCGTGTCGGCAGGCCGGCCAGAGATCAGGTGCGCGTCGTTCTTGATCTGGAAACCTACGGGGATTACAAGGTGTTCACTCTGGAAAACCCGCAGCGCATTGTTATCGATGTTTCCGGAAAGCGGACTGCGACCCTGGAGGCTGCCATTCCCGAGTTGCACGCTCCGGTTGCCGGTACAGGCGATGCCATCGGCAAAGTGCTTGCAAAAACCCCCAAGGAGAAAAAACCTGAAGTTGCCGTGCCTGCCGCTTCGGTGAACGGGCGTCTTCGCCGCATCGTTGTGGATGCCGGCCATGGGGGCAAGGATCCCGGAGCCATCGGACCTTCGGGTGTCATGGAGAAGGATGTCACTCTCGCCATGGCCAGGCGGCTCGCCGAACGGCTGGAAAAGGAGCTTGGCTGCCAGGTGGTGCTGACACGCGATAAAGATATCTATCTGCCCCTGGAAGAACGTACGGCCATTGCCAACAGGGTAGGGGCCGATCTGTTCATTTCGATTCATGCCAACGCAAGCACCAATCGCAACGCCACGGGGGTCGAGACCTACTATCTGAACTTTTCCAAAAACGACAAGGCAGCAGCCGTTGCCGCGCGGGAAAACGGGACTTCGCTCAAGCAGGTCAGCGACCTTGAGCTGATTCTGTTCGATCTCATGGCCAACGCCAAGATCAATGAATCGAGCCGTCTGGCTGCGGAGATCCAGAAAGCGATGGTCGATCATCTTGGGCGGCATTATCCTGATGTCAAGAACCACGGCGTGCGGCAGGGTCCGTTTTATGTCCTGCTGGGGGCCAATATGCCGTCGGTGCTGGTGGAAACAGCCTTTATCAGCAATAAAATGGAAGAGAGCCGCCTGAACAGCGATAAGTATCAGGATCATGCGGCCACGGCAATCGTTCGTGCCGTGCGCAGTTATGCCCATGATTCGAGGACCGTGGCCACCAAATGA